A genomic window from Lycium barbarum isolate Lr01 chromosome 4, ASM1917538v2, whole genome shotgun sequence includes:
- the LOC132637502 gene encoding formin-like protein 14: MELSKQLNSSPSLEDHQTEYLDKADWWVVIKTKPVGRIEVDNALDVANQNDVTVVHQTVDTELENSLEHPQHILEEVDDDDGQSGQWVFQPAPPQPASFTYPTSIPTPMYCPPRGRSPSTSATLSSSPSPSPNGTPPSVSNLRLRDSSSEPDSLPSNQSQTHRRPPAPAPAPAPAPAPAPIQGPIHHGLQPGDRDAIGRIFIVPEGVGKLAETEVRRVEESNTMKANIELLMAQVKSHIACGRFGVPPSPPPSDPEDDDDGDFVARTPDDQL, from the exons atggagctctccaagcagctaaATAGCAGTCCTAGTCTGGaagatcaccaaactgagtatct GGATAAGGCTGATTGGTGGGTGGTTATAAAGACTAAGCCTGTGGGGAGGATTGAGGTCGATAATGCATTAGATGTGGCGAATCAAAATGATGTAACAGTTGTTCATCAAACGGTTGACACAGAGTTAGAAAATAGTTTGGAACATCCTCAACACATATTGGAAGAAGTTGATGACGATGAT GGCCAGTCTGGTCAGTGGGTCTTTCAGCCGGCACCACCTCAGCCGGCATCATTTACCTATCCTACTTCTATACCTACACCTATGTATTGCCCACCACGTGGCAGATCTCCTAGCACATCGGCCACTttgtcttcttctccttctccttctccaaatGGTACACCTCCAAGTGTATCTAATTTGCGCCTTAGAGATAGCAGCTCTGAGCCTGATTCACTGCCATCCAACCAGTCTCAGACCCATCGTCGTCCTCCTGCACCTGCTCCTGCTCCTGCACCTGCACCTGCACCGGCTCCTATACAGGGACCGATACATCATGGTTTACAGCCGGGAGATAGAGATGCGATAGGTCGGATTTTCATCGTGCCTGAGGGAGTTGG gaaattagctgaAACTGAGGTAAGaagagttgaggaaagtaacaCCATGAAAGCGAATATTGAATTGCTAatggcacaagttaaaagccacatcGCATGTGGACGTTTTGGTGTGCCCCCTTCTCCCCCTCCCTCTgacccagaagatgatgatgacggtgatttCGTAGCCCGAacaccggatgatcagttgtag